Proteins encoded within one genomic window of Alcanivorax sp. REN37:
- a CDS encoding LysE family transporter, whose amino-acid sequence MSFELWLTWFAACWVISLTPGAGVVATLSSATRGYLPALQLILGLQLGAFLHVVVAAAGLGALLAASPWAFELLRWLGAGYLLWLAVQQWRAPAVPLDANAEPTLHGGRTRFLRGFLVNASNPKAVLFVMAVFPQFLRPDLPLLPQYTVLTITMSLVDVMGMSLYALVATRMSGLLRSRTGLRRLNRGFATLFAGAAGLMLAMGRATG is encoded by the coding sequence GACGCCCGGCGCCGGCGTGGTGGCCACGCTGTCCAGCGCCACCCGCGGCTATCTGCCGGCCCTGCAATTGATCCTCGGCCTGCAACTGGGTGCTTTCCTGCATGTGGTGGTAGCCGCCGCCGGCCTCGGTGCGCTGTTGGCCGCTTCGCCCTGGGCGTTTGAACTGCTGCGCTGGCTCGGCGCCGGTTACCTGCTGTGGCTGGCGGTGCAGCAATGGCGTGCACCGGCGGTACCGCTTGATGCCAATGCCGAGCCGACACTGCATGGCGGTCGCACGCGCTTTCTGCGCGGGTTCTTGGTCAACGCCAGCAACCCCAAAGCGGTGCTGTTCGTGATGGCGGTATTCCCACAATTCCTGCGCCCCGACCTGCCGCTACTGCCGCAATACACGGTGCTGACCATCACCATGTCGCTGGTGGATGTGATGGGGATGTCGCTCTACGCACTGGTCGCCACACGCATGTCCGGCCTACTGCGTTCACGCACCGGGTTGCGCCGGTTGAACCGCGGTTTCGCGACCCTGTTCGCCGGTGCCGCCGGCCTCATGCTGGCCATGGGACGTGCTACCGGCTGA